The genomic region AAAAACATCAGGACAAATTTGGGTATAGTTATTATATTATGGACGCTCAGGAGTACTTCCAGAAGCTCGGATCTCAAATCGACCGCCATTATGAGGTGGCAAACGAGGCGCGAAGCAGGGGAAAGGATGTGGAAACCCGTGTAGAGTGCATGCCAGCCGCCGACAAGAACAACCGGTGCATCGAAATCCTCTCAACCATGTACCCCCAGTTTGCCGAAAAGGAAAACCGGGAAAAGATTCTTGCCCGGCTTGACGAGCTTGAGAAGGAGTACGGAATCGGCTCTGACCCTGCGGCTCTTGAGATTTCAAAGGAGATCGCCCTTGAAAAGTTCTTCAAATTCAAGGACCGGGAAACTGCGGTTGCGGCAGGCCTTCGCTTCGGCTGCGCCTTCAACACCAAGGGGGTAGTCGGCGCCCCGCTTGAGGGAATAACAAACGTAAAAATCGACCCAAAGGACAAGTTCCTTTATGTTTACTATGCCGGACCCATAAGGACTGCCGGCGGAACCGCCCAGGTCTTCACGCTCTTTCTTGCAGACCACATAAGGCGCGCCCTTGGGCTTTCCATATACAAGGCAACCAAAGAGGAAATGGAGCGGTACTACACAGAGCTTAACGACTACCTGACGTACGTTACAAGAAAGCAGTACAAGCCGTCTGAAGAAGAAGTAAATTTCCTTGTTTCCCACGTGCCAATCTGCCTGACCGGAGAAGCAACCGAGCAGAGGGAAGTTTCCCGCCATAAGGACTGCGAAAGGGCGGAAACGACAAGAATCCGCGGCGGGATGTGCCTGGTATATCTTGACGGCCTCCCTCTGAAGGCAGAAAAACTCAACAAGAAGCTCAAAAAATATGGCGAGAAGATGGGGCTTGTCGAAACCTGGTCGTGGCTTGAGGAGTTCATAAAAATCAAGAAAGGCAAAAAGGCCGACGGGGGGTCCGGAGGAAAGGTTTACAAATTCCTTGAGGAGGTGCCTGCCGGAAGGCCGGTTTACGCTATGCCCGACAGAAAGGGCGGGTTTCGCCTTCGCTACGGAAGGTCAAGGGCAATGGGCTCCGGATGCTTTGGCTTTCACCCCGCAACACAGGCAGTCCTGGACTCGTTCCCTGCAGTTGCCTCCCAGATGAAAATAGAAGTTCCCGGCAAGGGCTGCACTGTATCAGTCTGCGACTATATAGAGCCGCCGATTGCAAAGATGAAAAACGGGGACGTAGTGCAGCTGCATACGCTTGAGGAAGCAAAAGCCGCTTACAAGGATATAGACAAGATTCTCTTCGTCGGCGACATGCTTGTTACATACGGCGACTTCGTTGAGAATGGAGAGAAGCTGATACCAACACCCTATGTGGAAGAGGTCTGGAAGTACGACCTGGAGGATGCAAAAGAAGCGGCTGAAGACGCGATAGGAAAGGAAAAATTGGATGCGCTCCTAAAGGACCCAAAAACAATCGACGCAAAAACAGCAATAGCTCTGGCGGAAAAAGGCATTCCACTCCACCCAAAGTACCTGCAGTTCTATGACGGGATAAGCGCTGGCGAGATGGCAGGGCTTGCAAGATACCTTCAGTCTGGCGAAAAAAAGGACGGTCGGCTGGTGCTTAAAAACAATGAAGGAAAATTGCTTCTGGAGAAAGCAATTATCCCACACAAGCTGTCCCTTGACAAGCTTTATGTGGTCATCGAGGATGCCACGCCCCTGATAAAGACCTTTGAAGGTGTAATGCCGGAAGAAGTAGAAAAAGAAGAGCTCTCCGGCTACGCGCTTTTGGACAAATACTCTCAGTTCAAGATAATGGAAAAAGCCACCAAGTACGTCGGGGCAAGGATGGGCCGGCCTGAAAAGTCGATGCTTCGAAAGATGAAGGGCTCGCCCCAGATTCTTTTCCCCGTCGGGGAGAAGGGAGGCCGGATGAGAAACCTCGTTGATGTCGAAAACCTTATAACTGAGCTAAGCGAATTTGTCTGCCCGGAGCACGGCGCTTCAGTTTTCCCCTACTGCCTTCGGTGCGGCAGGCACCTGAAAGCTCCGACCCAGCAGAAAAAGCAGATTTATGTCCGGGGGCTCCTGAACGAGGCCTACCAGCGGCTCCAGGAGCCGCGCCTCGAGATGATTAAGGGCGTAAAGGGCGTCGTGTCAAAAAGAAAAGTCCCCGAGCCAATCGAGAAAGGAATCCTCAGGGCAAAGCACGGGCTCTATGTCTTCAGGGACGGAACGATAAGGTTCGACATGGTAAACGCGCCGATTACCCACTTCAAGCCAAGGGAAACCGGCACAAGTATCGAGAAACTGAAAGAACTGGGCTATACTCACGATGTTCACGGGCAGGAACTTACAGACGAAAACCAGGTGATTGAGATGTTCCCCCAGGACCTGCTTCTTTCAAAATACGGCGAGGAAAGCGCAGCCGACTACTTCCTGTCAGTCTCGAAATTTATAGATGACCTCCTGGTGAAGTTTTACGGGCTTCCTGCGTTTTACAATGCAAAGACTCCTGATGATCTTGTGGGCCAGCTTTTCCTTGACATCGCCCCCCACACTATTGCCCCTGTCGTCTGCC from Candidatus Aenigmatarchaeota archaeon harbors:
- the polC gene encoding DNA polymerase II large subunit, whose amino-acid sequence is MDAQEYFQKLGSQIDRHYEVANEARSRGKDVETRVECMPAADKNNRCIEILSTMYPQFAEKENREKILARLDELEKEYGIGSDPAALEISKEIALEKFFKFKDRETAVAAGLRFGCAFNTKGVVGAPLEGITNVKIDPKDKFLYVYYAGPIRTAGGTAQVFTLFLADHIRRALGLSIYKATKEEMERYYTELNDYLTYVTRKQYKPSEEEVNFLVSHVPICLTGEATEQREVSRHKDCERAETTRIRGGMCLVYLDGLPLKAEKLNKKLKKYGEKMGLVETWSWLEEFIKIKKGKKADGGSGGKVYKFLEEVPAGRPVYAMPDRKGGFRLRYGRSRAMGSGCFGFHPATQAVLDSFPAVASQMKIEVPGKGCTVSVCDYIEPPIAKMKNGDVVQLHTLEEAKAAYKDIDKILFVGDMLVTYGDFVENGEKLIPTPYVEEVWKYDLEDAKEAAEDAIGKEKLDALLKDPKTIDAKTAIALAEKGIPLHPKYLQFYDGISAGEMAGLARYLQSGEKKDGRLVLKNNEGKLLLEKAIIPHKLSLDKLYVVIEDATPLIKTFEGVMPEEVEKEELSGYALLDKYSQFKIMEKATKYVGARMGRPEKSMLRKMKGSPQILFPVGEKGGRMRNLVDVENLITELSEFVCPEHGASVFPYCLRCGRHLKAPTQQKKQIYVRGLLNEAYQRLQEPRLEMIKGVKGVVSKRKVPEPIEKGILRAKHGLYVFRDGTIRFDMVNAPITHFKPRETGTSIEKLKELGYTHDVHGQELTDENQVIEMFPQDLLLSKYGEESAADYFLSVSKFIDDLLVKFYGLPAFYNAKTPDDLVGQLFLDIAPHTIAPVVCRLIGFTDNRCHYAHPYLFAATRRDCDGEENGVILMMDCLLNFSKEYISERRGSISDAPLTISTILNLGEVDDEVYDMDIAFRYPKEFYQKTRERLFPWETGVKIEQVNARLGKDTCYSGLGYTTENTSINLAVHLTTYKTAEDMVEKINRQLDLAKKLKCVDERFVAQKILSSHFIKDIKGNFRTFFSQTFRCTSCNNVIRRPPLAGKCPRCNGPLVLTVSEGTIVKYLEASKKIAEDFNMDSYTINQLNMMQNQLNNIFGKKARQSSLAAF